One Dethiosulfovibrio faecalis genomic region harbors:
- a CDS encoding DUF5018 domain-containing protein, producing MNSIIDSSAHTVTVTMPSGTDVSSLVAEFTLSGGASSEVGGVAQTSKKTANDFTNPVTYRVTAEDKSVQNWVVRVNVAPAPRIGKDITSYSIPGQVNSIIDSSAHTVTVTMPSGTDVSSLVAEFTLSGGASSEVGGVAQISKKTANDFTNPVTYRVTAEDESVQNWVVRVNVAPAPRIGKDITSYSLPGQVSSIIDSTAHTVTVTMPSGTDVSSLVADFTLSDGASAEIGSLIQESGVTANDFTSPVPYKIIAEDKSFLNWTVTVYLDTDPVTPVIPKVEPSDIEPFKLEDEDISSGACQAKCRKKIELE from the coding sequence GTGAACTCTATAATCGACAGCTCCGCTCATACCGTCACCGTGACTATGCCTAGCGGAACGGATGTATCCTCTCTGGTAGCCGAATTTACCCTCTCAGGCGGAGCCTCTTCTGAGGTCGGCGGAGTAGCCCAGACAAGCAAGAAGACCGCCAACGACTTTACGAATCCCGTTACCTATAGAGTTACCGCCGAGGATAAAAGCGTCCAGAACTGGGTAGTCAGGGTAAACGTTGCCCCAGCTCCAAGGATCGGCAAGGATATAACCAGTTACTCTATTCCCGGTCAGGTGAACTCTATAATCGACAGCTCCGCTCATACCGTCACCGTGACTATGCCTAGCGGAACGGATGTATCCTCTCTGGTAGCCGAATTTACCCTCTCAGGCGGAGCCTCTTCTGAGGTCGGTGGAGTAGCCCAAATCAGTAAAAAGACCGCCAATGACTTTACGAATCCCGTTACCTATAGAGTTACCGCCGAGGATGAAAGCGTTCAAAACTGGGTAGTCAGGGTAAACGTTGCCCCAGCTCCAAGAATCGGCAAGGATATAACCAGCTACTCTCTTCCCGGTCAGGTGAGTTCTATAATCGACAGCACCGCTCATACCGTCACCGTGACCATGCCTAGCGGAACGGATGTATCCTCTCTGGTGGCTGATTTTACCCTATCCGACGGAGCCTCCGCTGAGATTGGGTCTCTAATTCAGGAGAGTGGGGTAACCGCTAATGATTTTACATCTCCCGTCCCTTACAAGATAATCGCAGAAGATAAGTCTTTTCTGAATTGGACTGTCACGGTATATCTAGATACCGATCCTGTTACACCGGTGATACCAAAGGTTGAGCCTTCCGATATAGAACCTTTTAAATTGGAAGATGAAGATATAAGCTCCGGAGCCTGTCAAGCGAAATGTCGCAAAAAGATCGAATTGGAATGA
- a CDS encoding aldo/keto reductase, producing the protein MILGRTGLSVTRSGFGALPVQRIPLEDAADLLREAFEKGINYFDTARAYTDSEEKIGKALSDVRDSIVISTKSHATTPQELREHVETSLATMKTDYVDILQFHNPKKVFLPGGEDGMYDALAELKEEGKVRFIGYTNHSLDRAMEAVRSGYYDTVQFPLNHLSAQRDVELVEECSKRNVGFIAMKGMSGGLITDARLSFAFLRQFDNVVPIWGMQKKSELEQFIELEAAPPSLEELQDLIDEDRKALSGDFCRSCGYCLPCPAGIDIPQAARMSLLLGRMPWQPFMSDEWRDKMEKIEDCIHCDHCKNHCPYGLDTPELLRKNLVFYREFYREKTGKKLP; encoded by the coding sequence ATGATTTTAGGAAGGACAGGGCTTTCCGTCACCAGAAGCGGCTTCGGCGCTCTTCCGGTACAGAGGATTCCGCTTGAGGATGCGGCAGATCTGTTGAGAGAGGCGTTCGAGAAGGGAATCAACTACTTCGATACCGCCAGGGCCTACACGGACAGCGAGGAAAAGATCGGAAAGGCGTTGTCGGACGTTCGAGACAGCATCGTTATATCCACCAAAAGCCACGCCACGACGCCCCAAGAGCTAAGGGAGCACGTGGAGACCAGTCTGGCGACTATGAAGACCGACTACGTGGACATACTGCAGTTTCACAATCCGAAGAAAGTCTTTCTGCCCGGCGGAGAGGACGGCATGTACGACGCCCTGGCAGAGCTGAAAGAAGAGGGAAAGGTTCGTTTCATAGGCTACACCAACCACAGCCTGGACAGGGCTATGGAGGCGGTTCGCTCGGGATATTACGACACGGTGCAGTTTCCCCTGAACCATCTGTCGGCCCAGAGGGACGTGGAGTTGGTGGAGGAATGCTCGAAAAGGAACGTAGGGTTCATCGCCATGAAGGGTATGTCCGGCGGGCTTATCACCGACGCCAGATTATCCTTCGCCTTTTTGAGACAGTTCGATAACGTGGTGCCCATATGGGGAATGCAGAAAAAGTCGGAGCTGGAACAGTTTATCGAGTTGGAAGCGGCTCCCCCGTCGCTGGAGGAGCTCCAGGATCTCATAGACGAGGACAGAAAGGCACTTTCCGGCGATTTCTGCCGTTCATGCGGCTATTGTCTGCCCTGCCCCGCCGGAATAGACATTCCTCAGGCAGCCAGGATGTCCCTCCTTTTGGGAAGGATGCCCTGGCAGCCCTTCATGTCCGACGAGTGGCGTGACAAGATGGAAAAGATAGAGGACTGCATACACTGCGATCACTGCAAGAACCATTGTCCTTACGGCCTGGATACCCCGGAGCTGCTCAGGAAAAACCTCGTCTTCTACAGAGAGTTCTACAGGGAAAAAACCGGCAAAAAACTACCCTAA